A section of the Pedobacter sp. HDW13 genome encodes:
- a CDS encoding S8 family peptidase: protein MNLNLKKLAFLAFLCGVNFAVFAQNKNVQLPANWFNLDLTENGYFGISTEKAYRDLLKDKKPKQEIVVAVIDGGIDTDHPDLKNVLWTNKKEIPGNGIDDDGNGYIDDIHGWNFIGSKKGNLEFDNLELVRLLRIYTPKYQSTTNLTPLDSAQKEEFRLYKKMVGDFGKKYEDASNTFSVLIAINKVLDSVAKINKKEIPTLVDIDQYKADDETEEQVKTIIRKGAKEDGGFEKFYKSIKDGYKQYDAMLKYNLNPKYDVRAELVGDDYSDANQRNYGNNDVKGPDAFHGTHVAGIIGADRINSIGILGVANSVKIMAIRVVPTGDERDKDVANGIRYAVDNGARVINMSFGKSYKWDKKAVDEAVKYAEAKGVLLVHAAGNDNQDNDLEENYPNKFFDSKEAETYKQAHKKAVKPDFTPPKPNAQYGGMGMRSPYDRTSVLKPIPVDTAKFRLPHASNWIEVGASAYKDDDNLKADFSNYGKYNVDVFAPGFLIRSTVPDNKYEEADGTSMASPVVAGLAGLILSYYPELKPAQVREIIMKSVSKVAHKIKYKNEKGDNVRVLFSEICVSGGIVNAYNALKLAESYK from the coding sequence ATGAATTTGAACCTGAAGAAACTGGCTTTCCTTGCTTTTTTATGCGGTGTTAACTTTGCTGTTTTTGCACAGAATAAAAATGTACAACTTCCTGCCAATTGGTTTAATCTCGATTTAACCGAAAATGGTTATTTCGGTATCAGTACAGAAAAGGCTTACCGCGATTTATTAAAGGATAAAAAGCCCAAACAAGAGATTGTAGTGGCCGTAATTGATGGCGGTATAGATACCGACCACCCCGACTTAAAAAATGTACTTTGGACCAATAAAAAGGAAATTCCAGGCAATGGGATTGACGATGATGGTAACGGATATATCGATGATATTCATGGCTGGAATTTTATTGGCTCAAAGAAAGGAAACCTTGAATTTGATAACCTCGAACTGGTACGGTTATTACGTATTTATACACCAAAATATCAGTCTACAACGAATTTAACACCTTTAGATAGTGCACAAAAGGAAGAGTTTAGGCTATACAAGAAAATGGTAGGAGATTTCGGTAAGAAATATGAGGATGCCAGCAATACATTCTCTGTGCTGATTGCCATTAATAAGGTTTTAGATTCTGTTGCAAAGATCAATAAAAAGGAAATTCCAACCTTAGTCGATATTGACCAATATAAAGCTGACGATGAAACGGAAGAACAGGTAAAAACGATTATCAGAAAGGGCGCCAAAGAAGATGGCGGTTTCGAGAAGTTTTATAAAAGTATCAAAGATGGCTACAAACAGTACGATGCCATGCTTAAATACAATTTAAATCCTAAATACGATGTACGGGCTGAGCTGGTTGGAGATGATTACAGCGATGCAAATCAACGTAATTACGGAAATAACGACGTAAAAGGACCCGATGCTTTTCATGGTACTCACGTAGCAGGGATTATTGGTGCCGATCGCATCAATTCAATAGGTATTTTAGGAGTGGCGAATAGCGTAAAGATTATGGCCATCCGAGTAGTGCCCACAGGCGATGAACGCGATAAGGATGTGGCGAACGGCATCCGTTATGCAGTAGATAATGGAGCCAGGGTTATTAACATGAGCTTTGGTAAAAGTTATAAGTGGGATAAAAAAGCAGTAGATGAGGCGGTAAAATATGCCGAAGCCAAAGGTGTACTATTAGTGCATGCAGCAGGAAACGATAATCAGGATAATGATTTGGAAGAGAACTATCCAAATAAATTTTTTGATAGCAAGGAAGCTGAAACCTATAAGCAGGCGCATAAAAAAGCCGTTAAACCAGATTTTACACCACCAAAACCTAATGCACAGTATGGCGGAATGGGTATGAGGTCCCCTTATGACAGAACATCTGTTTTAAAGCCAATTCCGGTCGATACAGCTAAATTTAGACTCCCACACGCAAGCAATTGGATTGAGGTAGGTGCAAGTGCCTATAAGGACGATGATAACCTTAAAGCTGATTTTTCGAACTATGGAAAATACAATGTGGATGTGTTTGCTCCGGGCTTTCTGATCAGATCAACCGTTCCCGACAATAAATATGAAGAAGCTGATGGAACGAGTATGGCTTCGCCGGTTGTTGCAGGCCTTGCAGGCTTAATTTTAAGCTATTATCCCGAACTAAAACCCGCCCAGGTACGGGAAATAATTATGAAATCGGTATCGAAGGTTGCGCATAAAATTAAGTACAAAAACGAAAAGGGCGACAATGTTCGCGTTCTCTTTAGCGAGATCTGTGTAAGCGGAGGCATTGTTAATGCATATAATGCCTTAAAACTGGCCGAAAGCTACAAGTAA
- a CDS encoding polysaccharide deacetylase family protein, translating to MVLLSFDIEEFDMPFEYGKTISFEDQISISREGTIAILDILDKHQVKATFFCTVTFAENIPDLIKRIIDTGHELASHGYYHSDFKPEHLLQSKQKLEELSGQEITGYRMARMMPVDEREVEKAGYAYNSSINPTYLPGRYNNFHVSRTYFMQNNVLQLPASVSPWFRFPLFWLSFHNLPLGIYKTLTKWAYKKDKYLNIYFHPWEFTDLNDFERFGFPAYVRKNTGTKMIARTDNFIAHLKAKQYPFGTIQQFVKPLISVAKQVH from the coding sequence ATGGTTCTGTTAAGTTTCGATATCGAAGAGTTCGATATGCCTTTTGAGTATGGAAAAACGATTTCCTTTGAAGATCAGATTTCAATTTCGAGGGAGGGTACCATTGCTATTCTGGATATTCTGGATAAACATCAGGTAAAAGCAACCTTTTTCTGTACGGTTACTTTTGCCGAAAACATTCCTGATCTGATCAAAAGGATTATTGATACTGGCCATGAACTGGCTTCGCATGGTTATTACCACTCTGATTTTAAACCAGAGCATTTATTGCAGTCGAAACAAAAACTAGAAGAACTTTCGGGACAGGAAATTACCGGCTACCGCATGGCGCGGATGATGCCGGTTGATGAACGTGAAGTAGAAAAGGCCGGCTATGCCTATAACTCTTCTATTAATCCAACCTATTTACCGGGTCGTTACAATAATTTCCACGTTTCGCGAACCTACTTTATGCAAAACAATGTATTGCAGCTTCCGGCTTCGGTAAGTCCGTGGTTTAGATTTCCTTTGTTCTGGTTATCCTTTCACAACCTTCCACTGGGCATTTATAAAACATTGACAAAATGGGCTTATAAAAAAGATAAGTATCTGAACATCTATTTTCACCCCTGGGAATTTACCGATCTTAATGATTTTGAACGTTTTGGTTTTCCGGCTTATGTACGCAAAAACACCGGCACAAAAATGATTGCCCGTACGGATAACTTTATAGCTCATTTAAAAGCCAAACAATATCCATTCGGTACCATTCAGCAATTTGTTAAACCACTTATAAGCGTGGCTAAGCAGGTTCATTAA
- a CDS encoding glycosyltransferase family 87 protein encodes MIPDKNVKRRKLILFLLKKECIIAIYLILAIIAGYKQYHHHAYNNYLIFKYVYWHTTSLQDLYLNYPEYADSNHYGPVFSILIAPFALLPDGLGAVLWNIANVAVLLLGIYSLPISLKKRSVIAWICAHETLTALFSFQFNIALTGIILLSFSYLVKKKEIHSAFFIALGTLVKLYGIVGLAFFFFTKNKLKFIAAGLAAFALLFALPMLISSPAFIIQSYSDWYNSLAHKNDLNASLTSFQDISLMGMARRITGDVSIPNMPFLLGGLILFGLPYLRTAQFKHIGFRLMLLASTLIFTVIFSSGSESPTYVIAFAGVAIWFTTQKEKKGWIIALFVFAFILTSLSPTDIFPKAVKEFIRLYSLKALPCVIIWFTIVYQMMKEDFESYLITDK; translated from the coding sequence ATGATTCCGGATAAAAACGTTAAACGTCGAAAACTCATCTTATTTCTTTTAAAAAAGGAATGTATAATTGCCATATACCTTATACTGGCTATAATAGCAGGCTATAAACAATACCACCATCACGCCTATAACAATTACCTTATTTTTAAATACGTTTACTGGCATACAACCAGTTTACAAGATTTATACCTCAATTATCCCGAATATGCAGACAGTAACCACTATGGCCCTGTATTTTCGATACTGATTGCGCCCTTTGCGTTATTACCCGATGGCCTTGGCGCAGTATTATGGAATATTGCCAACGTAGCGGTGTTACTTTTGGGTATTTACAGCCTTCCCATCAGCCTTAAAAAAAGATCAGTTATTGCCTGGATCTGTGCCCACGAAACCCTTACGGCCCTATTTAGTTTCCAGTTTAATATTGCCTTAACAGGAATTATATTACTTAGTTTCTCCTACCTGGTTAAAAAGAAAGAGATACATTCGGCTTTTTTTATTGCTTTAGGCACTTTGGTTAAGCTGTACGGCATTGTAGGCCTTGCTTTTTTCTTTTTCACCAAAAACAAGTTGAAATTTATTGCCGCTGGTTTGGCTGCATTTGCTTTGCTGTTTGCATTGCCTATGCTCATTTCGTCGCCAGCATTCATTATACAATCGTACAGCGACTGGTACAATTCTCTTGCCCATAAAAATGACTTAAATGCTTCGTTAACTTCCTTTCAGGATATTTCTTTGATGGGAATGGCGCGGAGAATAACCGGCGATGTTAGCATTCCCAATATGCCCTTTTTATTGGGTGGATTAATCTTGTTTGGCTTACCTTATTTGAGAACTGCGCAGTTTAAACATATTGGTTTCAGATTAATGTTGCTGGCTTCTACATTAATTTTTACGGTAATTTTCAGCAGCGGATCAGAATCGCCTACTTACGTTATTGCTTTTGCTGGCGTAGCCATTTGGTTTACCACTCAAAAAGAGAAAAAAGGCTGGATAATTGCACTTTTTGTTTTTGCTTTTATACTCACCAGCTTGTCGCCTACCGACATTTTCCCGAAGGCAGTTAAAGAATTTATTCGTCTATATTCGCTTAAAGCCCTACCTTGCGTGATTATTTGGTTTACTATTGTTTACCAAATGATGAAAGAAGATTTTGAGTCTTATCTGATTACCGATAAATGA
- a CDS encoding glycosyltransferase family 2 protein, with the protein MKKLVSIVIPAYNEADNIFVIAESIKKVFATLSYNYEIILVDDGSSDHTLEKIKEYATTAGNIYFLEFSKNFGHQLAVKAGMDHAFGDCVISMDCDMQHPPELIPDMIAKWEAGYEVVYTIREDDKNLSKGKRSSSSLFYKILNWLSDIDLEPGAADFRLLDQRVVNVFRNFHENEPFLRGLVKWLGFKQFAIKYNPAARFSGKSKYTLKKMLRLALHGVTSFSIKPLYTAVYLGFILSFASVLYIPYIIYAFVNHVEVSGWASVIMTIVFFGGLQLIILGIIGIYVGKMFMQAKNRPNYIIRSTNIKQ; encoded by the coding sequence ATGAAGAAATTAGTTTCTATAGTCATCCCTGCTTACAACGAGGCCGATAATATTTTTGTAATAGCCGAAAGTATTAAAAAGGTTTTTGCTACGCTTAGTTACAATTACGAAATTATCCTGGTTGATGATGGCAGTTCCGACCATACACTCGAAAAAATAAAAGAGTATGCTACTACAGCCGGGAATATATACTTTCTCGAATTTTCTAAAAACTTTGGTCATCAGCTGGCCGTTAAAGCGGGTATGGATCATGCTTTCGGAGACTGCGTAATCTCAATGGATTGTGATATGCAGCACCCACCGGAGCTGATTCCGGATATGATTGCAAAATGGGAAGCAGGTTATGAAGTGGTTTATACCATCCGCGAAGACGATAAAAACTTGTCGAAAGGCAAAAGAAGCTCTTCAAGCCTGTTCTATAAAATATTAAACTGGCTTTCTGATATTGATTTGGAGCCCGGAGCGGCCGATTTCCGCCTGCTCGATCAGCGTGTTGTGAACGTTTTTCGTAATTTCCACGAAAATGAGCCTTTTCTCCGCGGACTGGTAAAATGGCTTGGCTTTAAACAGTTTGCCATTAAATACAATCCTGCAGCACGTTTTTCGGGTAAAAGTAAATATACGCTGAAAAAGATGTTGAGGCTGGCTTTGCATGGTGTTACTTCTTTTAGTATCAAACCGCTCTATACGGCAGTTTATCTGGGTTTTATATTGTCGTTTGCATCTGTATTGTATATCCCATATATCATTTATGCATTCGTTAACCATGTCGAAGTTTCTGGCTGGGCATCGGTAATCATGACTATTGTATTTTTTGGTGGGCTGCAGCTCATTATTTTAGGCATTATAGGCATATATGTGGGTAAGATGTTTATGCAAGCTAAAAACCGTCCCAATTACATTATCCGTTCAACTAATATCAAGCAGTAA